The following are encoded together in the Candidatus Eremiobacteraceae bacterium genome:
- a CDS encoding acetate/propionate family kinase: MRILALDGGSSSLKFALYATSDAVGRFFMRGAAENLGPTNSLFWYERADGNRRVLEPPVPLEPLAALDRAFEAVARESSSEIDAIGHRIVFGGPDHVAPTHAAAHVLADLERFVPFDPMHLRTQIDLVRAAMSRYPRAKHVLCFDTEFHRRMPNVAKRLPLPRSVGPLVRRYGYHGISYEYVISTLGPLAEGRVLIAHLGSGASLAAVRDGQPIDTTMGFSPLGGLMMGTRPGDLDPGILLYLLSNGSTASDLVELFSERSGLAGVSQHGGDLKTLLERETVDVHARDAIELFVYQIVKHAGSMIAVLGGLDTLVFTGGIGERSAEIRGRVAHRLSYVGACLDPAKNAAGERVVSSAESRVTVHVIQSDESLIIARKVQATIKP; encoded by the coding sequence TTGAGGATACTCGCCCTAGACGGCGGATCGTCTTCGCTAAAATTTGCTCTCTATGCGACGTCCGACGCGGTCGGTCGCTTCTTCATGCGCGGCGCCGCGGAAAACCTAGGCCCAACGAATTCGCTGTTTTGGTACGAACGAGCCGACGGCAACCGCCGTGTCCTAGAGCCGCCGGTTCCTTTAGAGCCGCTCGCAGCATTGGATCGCGCATTCGAAGCCGTCGCCCGGGAAAGCAGCTCGGAGATCGACGCTATCGGACATCGGATCGTGTTCGGTGGTCCCGACCACGTCGCGCCGACGCATGCGGCGGCCCACGTGTTGGCGGACCTCGAACGATTCGTGCCGTTCGACCCGATGCATCTCCGTACGCAGATCGACCTCGTGCGCGCCGCGATGTCGCGCTACCCGCGAGCCAAGCACGTTCTTTGTTTCGATACCGAATTTCATCGCCGAATGCCGAACGTCGCGAAGCGTCTGCCTCTTCCTCGGTCCGTCGGGCCATTGGTACGGCGCTACGGCTACCACGGCATATCGTACGAGTATGTGATTTCGACGCTTGGGCCGCTTGCTGAGGGGCGCGTACTCATCGCTCATCTTGGTTCGGGCGCGAGTCTCGCCGCCGTTCGCGACGGTCAGCCGATAGATACGACGATGGGATTCAGCCCGCTCGGCGGGTTGATGATGGGCACGCGGCCCGGCGACCTCGATCCGGGAATCCTGCTCTATCTCTTGTCGAACGGCAGCACCGCGTCGGACCTCGTGGAGTTGTTCAGTGAGCGGTCCGGTCTTGCCGGCGTGTCGCAGCACGGCGGGGATCTCAAAACGCTTCTAGAGCGCGAAACCGTCGATGTCCACGCCAGGGATGCGATCGAACTCTTCGTCTATCAGATCGTCAAACACGCCGGTTCTATGATCGCCGTTCTGGGCGGCTTGGATACGCTCGTCTTCACCGGCGGCATCGGCGAACGCTCGGCCGAGATCCGAGGGCGTGTCGCTCACCGCCTCAGCTATGTCGGCGCGTGTCTCGATCCAGCCAAAAACGCGGCTGGTGAGCGCGTGGTTTCGAGCGCCGAGAGCCGCGTCACCGTGCACGTCATCCAATCGGACGAAAGCCTGATCATCGCGCGCAAAGTGCAAGCAACCATCAAGCCGTGA
- a CDS encoding HAMP domain-containing sensor histidine kinase, which yields MNPIATRLTRLQCAFFIVWALAAALLSAYFLNAAVVGSRLDDAALTGAAGDIFRSAMDLRAGGAQDKELLPKLGQLPPRPDVAVSIFDDSGRRISGDASAPSMAESHAIVMRTGVQSFNFHVGPSPKPPQGLPPPPDQAFAVRGGMFMSAPLLEAAPGSVLPVTSTAVHFPGGFAVLQLQSSLAVAALRGYLIAMTALLIIGAVLAWFVLGRVVRRQLGPMATVEGALLRWTKGDYARIELVDAEQKDQGVVSAYNAAADQVTGALKRQTDAENNMRQFVAEAGHELRTPLTVVMGFLDVLRQGAVREEALAQRILESMSIEGERMRALIGKLLLLARLDSVAPENREEVDIAAIAREVVESFRTLAGQSKLEFSAAGDARAQSTPNEVRELIGNLLDNAIKYAPGSTTRAAVRRINGYVEVEVSDDGPGMDPALRVRAFDRFSRGDNRGNIPGSGLGLAIVKRIADRAGGGVEMDTAPGRGVRVVVKLPASFTPASTGGP from the coding sequence ATGAACCCGATCGCAACGAGACTAACTCGCCTTCAGTGTGCATTCTTCATCGTCTGGGCACTCGCGGCCGCATTATTGTCGGCGTATTTCCTCAATGCTGCGGTCGTAGGCAGCCGGTTGGATGACGCCGCGCTCACGGGCGCGGCCGGCGACATCTTCCGTTCGGCCATGGACCTTCGCGCAGGCGGCGCGCAGGATAAGGAACTGTTGCCAAAGCTCGGCCAACTTCCGCCCCGGCCAGACGTGGCGGTGAGCATCTTCGACGATTCGGGCCGACGGATTTCGGGCGACGCTTCGGCGCCGTCGATGGCTGAGTCTCACGCGATCGTCATGCGCACCGGCGTTCAGTCGTTCAACTTCCACGTCGGCCCAAGTCCAAAGCCGCCGCAAGGACTCCCGCCTCCGCCGGATCAGGCGTTCGCGGTGCGCGGCGGGATGTTCATGAGCGCTCCCCTGCTCGAGGCGGCTCCGGGCTCCGTACTGCCGGTCACGTCGACAGCCGTGCACTTCCCCGGCGGCTTCGCCGTGCTCCAGCTCCAATCGTCGCTCGCGGTCGCCGCTCTGCGCGGCTACCTGATCGCAATGACGGCTCTGCTCATCATCGGTGCGGTCCTTGCCTGGTTTGTGCTGGGCCGCGTCGTACGGCGACAGCTCGGACCCATGGCAACCGTCGAGGGCGCGCTGCTGCGCTGGACCAAAGGCGACTACGCGCGCATAGAGCTCGTCGATGCCGAACAGAAAGATCAAGGCGTTGTTTCGGCTTACAATGCGGCCGCCGATCAGGTGACCGGAGCCCTCAAACGGCAAACCGATGCCGAGAACAACATGCGCCAGTTCGTCGCCGAGGCCGGCCACGAGTTGCGGACGCCGCTCACGGTCGTCATGGGTTTCCTCGATGTGCTTCGCCAAGGGGCGGTGCGCGAGGAAGCGCTCGCACAGCGAATCTTGGAGTCGATGTCGATCGAAGGCGAACGCATGCGCGCGCTGATCGGCAAACTGCTCTTGCTCGCGCGACTTGATTCCGTCGCGCCCGAGAATCGTGAAGAAGTCGACATCGCGGCGATCGCACGTGAAGTCGTCGAATCGTTTCGCACGCTGGCGGGCCAATCAAAGCTCGAATTCTCGGCTGCCGGCGACGCCCGCGCGCAGTCGACGCCGAATGAAGTTCGCGAATTGATCGGCAACCTGCTCGACAACGCGATCAAGTACGCGCCCGGCTCGACCACGCGAGCGGCGGTGCGCAGGATCAACGGCTACGTCGAAGTCGAAGTGTCCGACGACGGTCCCGGCATGGATCCCGCGTTACGGGTGCGTGCGTTCGATCGCTTTTCTCGCGGCGATAACAGAGGCAACATTCCAGGATCGGGGCTCGGTCTTGCGATCGTGAAGCGCATCGCGGATCGAGCCGGCGGCGGCGTCGAGATGGATACCGCACCCGGCCGCGGCGTTCGCGTCGTCGTCAAGCTTCCCGCGTCGTTCACACCCGCCTCGACGGGCGGACCATGA
- a CDS encoding response regulator transcription factor, whose amino-acid sequence MKAVVGAKILVIDDEKRIREMLQIGLERQGFSVRCLPDGRSLAAAIDEWHPDAVLLDVMLPYADGFTLLPQIRRRTHAPIIMLTAKGDVDDRVTGLELGADDYLPKPFALNELVARLNAALRRPALAAEERFAFADLVINLGTHEVRRGDTIVSLTPREYSLLVALAREPRRVFSKEQLLNAAWGHDFDGDIGVVETYVSYLRAKIDAGFEVKLIHTIRGAGYSLRTG is encoded by the coding sequence ATGAAGGCCGTTGTCGGCGCGAAGATCCTCGTCATCGACGACGAGAAGCGCATCCGGGAGATGCTGCAGATCGGTCTGGAACGGCAGGGATTCTCGGTCCGCTGTCTTCCCGATGGCCGGTCGCTCGCCGCGGCCATAGACGAGTGGCATCCCGACGCCGTTCTCCTCGACGTGATGCTGCCGTATGCCGACGGCTTCACGTTGCTGCCGCAGATCAGGCGCAGAACGCACGCACCGATCATCATGTTGACGGCAAAGGGTGACGTAGACGACCGCGTGACGGGTCTCGAACTCGGCGCGGACGACTATCTGCCGAAACCGTTCGCGTTGAACGAACTTGTCGCGCGTCTCAACGCGGCACTACGCAGGCCGGCGCTTGCGGCCGAAGAGCGCTTCGCCTTTGCCGACCTTGTGATAAATCTCGGAACTCACGAGGTGCGGCGCGGCGACACGATCGTGAGTTTGACGCCGCGCGAATATTCGCTTCTGGTCGCGCTCGCGCGCGAACCCCGCCGCGTGTTCAGCAAAGAACAACTGTTGAACGCCGCATGGGGGCATGATTTCGACGGCGATATCGGCGTGGTCGAGACGTACGTCTCGTATTTGCGCGCTAAGATCGACGCAGGTTTCGAAGTGAAATTGATCCACACCATCCGCGGTGCCGGTTACTCGCTTCGGACGGGCTGA
- a CDS encoding divalent metal cation transporter, whose amino-acid sequence MKGLAALRRYLVKLGPGLITGAADDDPSGISTYSVAGATTGLSMLWLAILTTPMMAVVQGMCARISMVSGQGLAAVLRSRIHPALLYVVAAMVVIANTFNVGADIAGMAASANMVTGIAVLVWVIVFGLALIVIQVYLSYNVFVSVIKWLCLALFAYVITAFVVHPDWRHVLASAVVPHVSLTSAWITTLVAVLGTTISPYLFFWQSALMVEEEKAAGRKTVAERRGATKTEVADAHTDVNTGMLASNLVMFFIIVTTASTLGASGSHHIESAQQAAEALRPLAGKFAYLLFTLGMVGTGMLAVPSLVGSSAYLICDVFRLRHGMDEKPHRVPAFYGIIVGGIVAGVLMNLMRVNPISALYWSAVANGLAAVPLVILVTILSNDAKIVGKWRNSPLANVWACLAIVTMTGAAIGMFIPWGK is encoded by the coding sequence ATGAAAGGACTCGCGGCGCTACGGCGCTACCTCGTCAAGCTTGGGCCGGGCTTGATCACGGGCGCGGCCGACGACGACCCGTCCGGAATCTCGACGTATTCGGTCGCCGGCGCCACAACCGGTCTGAGCATGCTCTGGCTGGCTATTCTCACGACGCCCATGATGGCGGTCGTGCAAGGCATGTGCGCGCGCATCTCGATGGTGAGCGGCCAAGGCTTGGCGGCGGTTCTTCGCAGCCGGATCCATCCGGCTCTGCTCTACGTCGTCGCGGCGATGGTCGTCATCGCCAATACGTTCAACGTCGGCGCTGACATCGCGGGCATGGCGGCGTCCGCTAACATGGTGACCGGAATCGCAGTCCTCGTCTGGGTCATCGTCTTCGGCTTAGCTTTGATCGTCATCCAAGTCTATCTCTCGTATAACGTTTTCGTCAGCGTCATCAAATGGCTCTGTCTCGCTCTGTTCGCGTACGTGATCACCGCATTCGTCGTGCATCCCGATTGGCGTCATGTCCTTGCGAGCGCTGTGGTTCCGCACGTCTCCTTGACATCGGCCTGGATCACGACACTCGTCGCGGTTTTGGGGACGACGATCTCACCGTACCTTTTCTTCTGGCAGTCGGCTCTGATGGTAGAAGAAGAAAAAGCGGCCGGGCGCAAGACGGTCGCGGAACGCCGGGGCGCGACGAAGACGGAGGTCGCTGACGCCCATACCGACGTCAACACAGGGATGCTGGCCTCGAATTTGGTGATGTTCTTCATCATCGTCACCACCGCCAGCACTTTGGGCGCGAGCGGAAGCCACCATATCGAATCCGCCCAACAGGCGGCCGAAGCGCTGCGTCCGCTTGCCGGCAAGTTCGCGTATCTGCTCTTCACGCTCGGTATGGTCGGGACGGGAATGCTCGCGGTGCCTTCGCTCGTCGGCTCGTCGGCCTATCTGATCTGCGACGTCTTTCGGCTTCGCCACGGAATGGACGAAAAACCGCACCGCGTCCCCGCATTCTATGGCATTATCGTTGGCGGCATCGTCGCGGGCGTCTTGATGAATTTGATGCGAGTGAACCCGATCAGCGCGCTCTACTGGTCGGCCGTCGCAAACGGTCTCGCCGCGGTGCCGCTCGTCATCCTGGTCACGATCTTATCCAACGACGCGAAAATCGTAGGCAAGTGGCGCAATTCCCCGCTCGCGAACGTCTGGGCTTGTCTCGCGATCGTCACGATGACCGGCGCGGCGATCGGGATGTTCATTCCGTGGGGCAAGTGA
- a CDS encoding ATP-binding protein, with translation MPRIPATVSVARDRVVRFARRRGFSEERTFDIGLAVGEACANAVMHAAASDSWYCVEARGRGDMITVTVADPGAETLPQLAREPDRIGGLGLFLMRSLMDRVSLDMSPKGTKVTMDCSKDDGPHRYPPITCPTE, from the coding sequence TTGCCGCGCATCCCCGCGACGGTCTCGGTAGCGCGCGACCGGGTGGTGCGGTTCGCGCGCCGTCGCGGCTTTTCAGAAGAGCGGACGTTCGACATCGGCCTCGCCGTCGGCGAGGCTTGTGCTAATGCTGTCATGCACGCTGCCGCCTCCGACAGCTGGTACTGCGTCGAAGCGCGCGGACGCGGCGATATGATCACCGTGACGGTTGCCGATCCGGGTGCCGAGACGCTGCCTCAGCTCGCGCGAGAACCCGACCGCATCGGCGGCCTTGGGCTCTTCTTGATGCGCAGTCTCATGGATCGCGTATCGCTCGATATGTCGCCGAAGGGCACGAAAGTCACGATGGACTGCAGCAAGGATGACGGTCCGCACCGTTATCCACCGATCACTTGCCCCACGGAATGA
- a CDS encoding DUF4397 domain-containing protein translates to MNGPRTIIWLSAAAALALTGCSNLSNVIGGLGGGKGNARLVVASLTTPQTNISLTADGGTINSGLSATTPIGTYAQVGAGQETFAINTGAGTGNLVPPINVSVAASTNYSIVLEGEPGSADYMAFGFQDTNALNNAATVRFKVNNAAPNLASAVDVYVWLSTNAIPSTPTVANLGLNQDSGSVAGAPGNAYIPQQGSSTILPAGVYDVAIVPAGTVPNGSTDLFDGSTSFALNTSYSLTLADINATQNNIDVLVSIDEPFQTQNQSIHRQRILRR, encoded by the coding sequence GTGAACGGACCACGAACGATTATATGGCTTTCTGCGGCGGCCGCGTTAGCGCTCACAGGCTGCAGCAACTTATCCAACGTGATCGGCGGTCTCGGGGGCGGTAAGGGGAATGCGCGGCTGGTCGTCGCCTCGCTCACCACGCCGCAAACGAACATCTCGTTGACGGCCGACGGCGGCACGATCAATTCGGGGCTCAGCGCGACAACGCCCATCGGCACGTATGCGCAGGTAGGAGCCGGCCAAGAGACCTTTGCGATCAACACCGGTGCTGGTACGGGCAACCTCGTCCCGCCGATCAACGTCAGCGTCGCCGCGTCGACGAACTATTCCATCGTTCTTGAAGGCGAGCCCGGCTCCGCCGACTACATGGCTTTCGGTTTTCAGGACACGAACGCTCTGAATAACGCCGCGACGGTTCGTTTCAAGGTGAACAACGCTGCGCCGAACCTCGCGAGCGCGGTCGATGTCTACGTCTGGCTTTCCACCAACGCGATTCCGTCGACGCCGACCGTGGCGAACCTGGGTCTCAATCAAGATTCAGGCAGCGTGGCCGGTGCGCCAGGCAACGCATATATCCCGCAGCAAGGCAGCTCGACGATTCTGCCGGCCGGCGTGTATGATGTCGCCATCGTTCCAGCGGGCACGGTGCCGAACGGTTCGACCGATCTCTTCGACGGATCGACATCGTTCGCGTTGAACACATCGTACTCACTCACCCTCGCGGACATCAACGCGACGCAGAACAACATCGACGTGCTCGTCTCGATCGACGAACCGTTCCAGACACAGAATCAATCGATTCACCGGCAGCGCATCTTGCGGCGCTAA
- a CDS encoding STAS domain-containing protein, whose product MLDRAREEQDRFEVRVRASKRLNARVIEVSGEVDVFSARPLKAALTRELDQGNYSVVVDLSRVAYMDSTGLGVLVAAFKRAHEHHGTIALVGLNRQLAKIFDMTGLNRIFDIRESL is encoded by the coding sequence ATGTTAGATCGTGCTCGCGAGGAACAAGATCGGTTTGAGGTGCGCGTGCGCGCGTCTAAGCGCCTCAACGCTCGCGTCATCGAAGTATCCGGCGAAGTCGACGTGTTTTCTGCCCGCCCATTGAAGGCCGCGCTCACTCGCGAACTGGATCAAGGCAATTATTCGGTCGTCGTCGATCTCAGCCGCGTTGCGTATATGGACTCAACCGGACTCGGTGTCCTCGTGGCCGCGTTCAAGCGGGCACACGAACACCACGGAACGATCGCGCTCGTCGGGCTAAATCGTCAGCTCGCCAAGATCTTCGACATGACGGGGCTTAATCGAATCTTCGACATCCGCGAATCGCTCTGA
- a CDS encoding GlsB/YeaQ/YmgE family stress response membrane protein: MGILAWIVVGIIAGFLAKSVVPGEGPGGVLGDMVVGIVGALIGGWLFTSFGSAGVTGFSLWSVLVAFVGGVVLLLIMRALTGGMRSTV, encoded by the coding sequence ATGGGCATACTTGCATGGATCGTCGTCGGGATCATAGCCGGCTTCTTGGCGAAGTCCGTGGTTCCCGGTGAAGGCCCGGGGGGAGTGCTAGGCGACATGGTCGTCGGAATCGTCGGAGCACTCATCGGCGGCTGGCTTTTCACTTCCTTTGGAAGCGCCGGCGTGACCGGGTTCAGCTTGTGGAGCGTCCTTGTCGCATTCGTCGGTGGCGTCGTGCTCTTATTGATCATGCGCGCACTAACGGGAGGAATGCGATCTACGGTCTGA
- a CDS encoding serine hydrolase, with amino-acid sequence MRMYLGALVLTLAIANPPVARAMPLATAADIRSLISRRIDQSPGVGVIVGVIDHHTTRIYKAGETGNQSLLGEHTLFEIGSVSKTFTATILASMVLDGSVKLDDPVAKYLPATVRVPSRNGKQITLLDLATQHSGLPRLPSNMDFADPSDPYADYTLADMYRFLEGYSLPRDPGQSFEYSNLGVGLLGDALAARAGVTYSVLLQKRVLAPLGMTDTAIALSADQRARFAVGHDGDGQAVKPWTFQALAPAGAIRSTIADMLKYVRCNMGQGPLARVCEFAQRPRSTFPGNQIGLVWWTGDVTPIIHHGGDTAGFHASVAVSPDREIGVVALTNGGLPVDDLAVHVIDAALPVAQWPKLAQLDTSTLQSYVGRYDLKEAGGLLSVTRSGDRLFARLTGQEPAAIYPSAKDVFHYRVVDAELDFSRDAAGDVSSVVLQQDGREIRGTKLSASAADPTTAPTTAQPSTASPSPTPASAGASSAIDLGEYVGDYVASQGAIFTISRSGDQLSVQLTGQPAIPIYPSAKDVFNARIVVAQIVFKRDAQGKINALELHQNGVVVQAARSVGPLPQPSYPPIVKLDDATMNGYLGTYVASPGAAFTVSRTADQLLVQLTGQPSWPVYASAKDEFFYKVVAAQISFVRDASGKVTGLVLHQNGRDIPATKM; translated from the coding sequence ATGAGAATGTACCTCGGAGCGCTGGTTCTCACGCTTGCGATCGCAAATCCGCCGGTTGCGCGCGCTATGCCTCTCGCGACCGCCGCCGACATCAGATCGCTCATAAGCCGGCGGATCGACCAGAGCCCGGGTGTCGGCGTGATCGTCGGGGTCATCGACCACCACACAACGAGGATATACAAGGCGGGCGAAACGGGCAACCAGTCCTTGCTCGGCGAGCATACGCTGTTCGAAATCGGGTCGGTCTCTAAGACGTTTACCGCGACGATCCTTGCGTCGATGGTGCTCGACGGGAGCGTGAAACTCGACGATCCTGTTGCGAAATATCTTCCGGCTACCGTCCGCGTCCCATCGCGCAACGGCAAGCAGATCACGCTGCTCGATCTTGCGACGCAACATTCCGGCCTGCCGCGGTTGCCGTCGAACATGGATTTCGCCGATCCAAGCGACCCATATGCCGATTACACGCTCGCGGATATGTACAGATTCCTCGAGGGATATTCGCTTCCGCGCGACCCCGGACAGAGCTTCGAGTATTCCAATCTTGGCGTGGGCTTGCTCGGCGACGCGCTTGCGGCGCGCGCAGGCGTGACGTACAGCGTTCTTCTTCAGAAGAGAGTGCTTGCGCCGCTTGGCATGACGGACACCGCAATCGCGTTGAGCGCGGACCAGCGAGCGCGATTTGCGGTTGGGCACGACGGTGACGGGCAAGCGGTGAAACCATGGACCTTCCAAGCGCTCGCACCGGCGGGCGCAATCCGTTCCACCATCGCCGACATGCTGAAGTATGTCCGCTGCAACATGGGCCAAGGCCCGCTGGCTCGCGTGTGCGAGTTCGCGCAGCGCCCGCGATCCACGTTTCCAGGCAATCAGATCGGTCTCGTCTGGTGGACCGGTGATGTCACGCCGATCATCCACCACGGCGGCGATACGGCCGGCTTCCATGCATCCGTCGCAGTTTCTCCGGACCGCGAAATCGGCGTCGTGGCTCTGACGAACGGCGGTCTGCCGGTGGACGATCTCGCCGTTCACGTCATCGACGCCGCGCTTCCGGTCGCGCAATGGCCGAAGCTCGCGCAGCTCGACACGTCGACGCTGCAATCATATGTCGGGCGCTATGACCTCAAAGAAGCGGGCGGTCTGCTCAGCGTGACGCGCAGCGGCGATCGGCTCTTCGCGCGCTTGACCGGACAAGAGCCTGCTGCGATCTACCCCTCGGCGAAGGATGTGTTCCACTATCGCGTCGTCGACGCAGAGCTGGATTTCTCTCGCGATGCCGCCGGCGACGTCTCATCGGTCGTCTTGCAACAAGACGGCCGCGAGATCCGCGGCACGAAACTCAGCGCTTCAGCCGCAGACCCCACGACCGCTCCCACGACGGCACAGCCTTCGACCGCTTCGCCGTCGCCCACGCCCGCGTCAGCGGGCGCGTCGTCAGCGATCGACCTCGGTGAGTATGTAGGAGACTATGTCGCAAGCCAGGGTGCGATCTTCACGATCAGCCGCAGCGGCGATCAGTTATCTGTTCAGCTCACCGGCCAGCCGGCCATACCGATCTACCCTTCGGCGAAGGACGTGTTCAACGCGCGAATCGTCGTCGCGCAGATCGTCTTCAAACGCGACGCGCAGGGCAAGATCAATGCACTCGAACTGCACCAGAATGGTGTCGTCGTGCAAGCGGCTCGATCCGTCGGTCCGCTGCCGCAGCCTTCTTATCCGCCGATCGTCAAGCTCGATGATGCGACGATGAACGGATACCTCGGAACGTACGTCGCGAGCCCTGGGGCGGCGTTTACCGTCTCTCGCACGGCCGACCAGTTGCTCGTGCAGCTGACCGGACAGCCGTCATGGCCGGTTTACGCTTCGGCGAAGGACGAATTCTTCTATAAAGTAGTCGCAGCGCAGATCTCGTTCGTGCGCGACGCAAGCGGGAAGGTCACCGGCTTGGTCTTGCATCAGAACGGACGTGACATTCCGGCTACGAAGATGTAG
- a CDS encoding lmo0937 family membrane protein, translating to MAGLLWAIIVILFIIWLISFVALHVSGFAIHILLIVAVILVIVNLLSGRRAA from the coding sequence ATGGCTGGACTTCTTTGGGCGATCATCGTCATTTTGTTCATCATCTGGCTGATCTCGTTCGTTGCTTTGCACGTAAGCGGCTTTGCTATCCACATCTTGCTAATCGTGGCAGTCATCCTCGTCATCGTCAATCTGTTGAGCGGACGTCGAGCCGCTTAG